One Bacillus sp. FJAT-52991 genomic region harbors:
- the asd gene encoding aspartate-semialdehyde dehydrogenase, producing the protein MSNQGFHVAVVGATGAVGQQMLETLANRDFPIRELTLLSSARSAGKAILFKGEEVIVQEAKPESFEGVDIALFSAGGSISKELAPEAAKRGAIAIDNTSAFRMDPEVPLVVPEVNKEDLRQHKGIIANPNCSTIQMVAALEPLRQAYGLKKVVVSTYQAVSGAGAKAVQELNDQTKAIVEGKEFQPEILPVGSDKKHYQIAFNAIPQIDKFEENGFTFEEMKMINETKKIMHMPELKVAATCVRLPIATGHSESLYFEVEATGVTTTDIQAKLKDAPGIVLEDNPSEQVYPMPANCVGKIDVFVGRIRKDLDEDTGFHMWVVSDNLLKGAAWNSVQIAETLVEMGLVEAK; encoded by the coding sequence ATGAGTAATCAAGGATTTCATGTAGCTGTAGTAGGTGCAACAGGTGCAGTAGGACAACAAATGTTGGAAACCTTAGCGAATAGAGATTTTCCAATTCGTGAGCTTACATTGCTGTCATCCGCGCGTTCAGCTGGGAAAGCAATTTTATTTAAAGGTGAAGAAGTGATTGTACAAGAAGCGAAGCCTGAAAGCTTTGAAGGCGTGGATATTGCTCTTTTCAGCGCAGGTGGAAGCATTTCTAAAGAGTTGGCTCCAGAAGCAGCTAAGCGCGGTGCCATTGCCATTGATAATACAAGCGCATTTAGAATGGATCCGGAAGTGCCACTTGTTGTTCCAGAGGTCAATAAAGAGGATTTAAGACAGCATAAAGGCATTATTGCTAATCCAAACTGTTCTACGATTCAAATGGTGGCAGCACTTGAACCGCTACGTCAAGCGTATGGATTGAAAAAAGTAGTAGTATCTACTTATCAAGCGGTGTCAGGAGCAGGCGCGAAAGCTGTTCAAGAATTAAATGATCAAACAAAAGCAATCGTTGAAGGAAAAGAGTTCCAACCAGAAATTCTTCCAGTAGGTAGCGATAAAAAGCATTACCAAATTGCTTTTAATGCGATTCCTCAAATTGATAAATTCGAGGAAAATGGGTTTACATTTGAAGAAATGAAAATGATTAATGAGACAAAAAAAATTATGCATATGCCAGAGTTAAAAGTGGCAGCGACTTGTGTGCGCCTTCCAATTGCAACAGGGCATTCTGAGTCTTTATACTTTGAAGTGGAAGCAACGGGTGTAACAACGACAGATATTCAAGCTAAATTAAAGGATGCTCCAGGAATCGTATTAGAAGACAATCCTTCTGAGCAAGTGTACCCAATGCCAGCTAATTGCGTCGGCAAAATCGACGTGTTCGTTGGACGGATTAGAAAAGACCTAGATGAAGATACAGGTTTCCATATGTGGGTTGTATCTGATAATTTATTAAAAGGTGCTGCTTGGAACTCCGTTCAAATTGCCGAAACTTTAGTTGAAATGGGTCTAGTTGAAGCAAAATAA
- a CDS encoding transposase: protein MKKAYFIEIKPTTEQKTKIHQTIGVCRYVYNFYLAKNKEVYEKDGSFMSGYDFSKWLNNVHTLEQDQWMKEVSSKAVKQAIMNADKAFRSFFAGKAKFPRFKKKKKQDVKCYFPKNNKTDWTVERHRVKIPTLGWMRLKEFGYLPEEAIVKSGTVSQKARRYYVSVLCEIEPQGKQPTVKNEGLGMDLGIKDFAVCSNGSVYKNINCSIRVRKLEKKLKCEQRSLSRKYQHLKKRGEKAVTKRANINKNILRVQKLHARFANIRLEYVKSVVSQVAKTKPRFITIEDLNVKGMMKNRHLSKAVAEQCFFTFKTWLKAKCIENKIELREVNRFYPSSKTCSRCGQIKKDLKLSDRVYTCKCGHVMNRDLNATINLLQAKEYIVLT, encoded by the coding sequence ATGAAGAAAGCCTATTTCATAGAAATTAAGCCGACAACCGAACAAAAAACGAAAATACACCAAACGATCGGCGTTTGTCGATATGTGTACAATTTTTATCTGGCGAAGAATAAAGAAGTGTACGAAAAAGACGGCTCGTTTATGAGCGGTTATGACTTTTCGAAGTGGCTGAATAACGTTCATACGCTAGAACAAGATCAATGGATGAAAGAAGTATCTAGTAAAGCGGTTAAGCAAGCGATTATGAATGCGGACAAGGCCTTTAGAAGCTTTTTTGCAGGGAAAGCGAAATTTCCGCGGTTTAAAAAGAAAAAGAAGCAAGATGTGAAATGCTATTTTCCGAAGAACAATAAAACCGATTGGACGGTTGAAAGGCACCGAGTGAAGATCCCCACACTTGGTTGGATGCGTTTGAAGGAATTTGGATACCTCCCTGAAGAGGCAATCGTAAAAAGTGGCACCGTTTCACAAAAAGCAAGAAGGTATTACGTGTCTGTTCTTTGTGAAATAGAGCCTCAAGGAAAACAGCCTACGGTTAAAAATGAAGGATTGGGCATGGACTTAGGCATCAAAGACTTCGCCGTATGTAGCAATGGTTCGGTGTATAAAAACATCAACTGTTCTATACGAGTAAGAAAGCTAGAAAAGAAATTAAAATGTGAACAGCGCTCTTTGTCACGAAAATATCAACATTTAAAAAAGCGAGGTGAGAAAGCTGTTACTAAAAGAGCAAACATAAACAAAAACATTCTTAGAGTTCAAAAACTTCATGCTCGTTTCGCAAATATCCGCTTAGAGTATGTCAAGTCTGTCGTGAGTCAAGTGGCGAAAACCAAGCCACGTTTTATCACGATAGAAGATTTGAATGTAAAAGGGATGATGAAGAATCGTCATCTATCAAAAGCTGTCGCTGAACAATGTTTCTTCACATTTAAGACATGGTTAAAAGCAAAATGTATAGAAAACAAGATAGAGCTGAGAGAGGTCAATAGGTTTTACCCATCTTCTAAAACTTGTTCAAGATGTGGTCAGATCAAAAAAGATTTGAAATTATCTGATCGTGTCTATACATGCAAATGCGGTCATGTCATGAATAGAGATTTGAACGCAACGATCAACCTTTTACAAGCAAAAGAATACATCGTTCTCACATAA
- the dapA gene encoding 4-hydroxy-tetrahydrodipicolinate synthase: protein MVSFGRVSTAMVTPFDSKGNIDFEKTSQLVNHLINNGTDSLVVAGTTGESPTLTAEEKVALFRHTVEAVAGRVPVIAGTGSNNTKQSIELTKKAEEVGVDAIMLVTPYYNKPNQEGLYQHFKTIAESTSLPVMIYNIPGRASVNIAPETTIKLSKIANIVAVKEASGNIDAVTEIIAGTADDFLVYSGDDGLALPVLSVGGDGVVSVASHIVGNDMQQMVSFFLEGKHQEAAKIHQQLLPVIRGLFAAPSPVPVKTALQLKGMDMGSVRLPLVPLSEAERADLIKLL from the coding sequence ATGGTTTCATTCGGACGGGTGTCCACTGCCATGGTGACACCTTTTGATTCAAAAGGAAATATTGATTTTGAAAAAACAAGCCAGCTTGTAAATCATTTAATTAATAATGGGACGGATTCTCTTGTTGTTGCTGGAACAACAGGGGAATCACCAACTTTGACTGCAGAAGAAAAAGTTGCCCTGTTTCGCCATACGGTTGAAGCTGTAGCAGGACGAGTTCCTGTCATTGCGGGAACAGGAAGCAATAATACAAAGCAGTCCATTGAATTAACGAAAAAGGCAGAAGAAGTAGGAGTAGATGCAATTATGCTCGTGACTCCTTACTACAATAAGCCGAATCAAGAAGGTCTTTATCAGCATTTTAAAACCATCGCTGAATCTACTTCATTACCGGTTATGATCTATAATATTCCTGGTCGTGCCAGTGTCAATATTGCTCCAGAAACAACGATTAAACTATCAAAAATAGCGAATATCGTGGCGGTAAAAGAAGCGAGCGGGAACATTGATGCGGTGACTGAGATTATTGCTGGCACAGCGGATGATTTTCTTGTTTACAGTGGAGATGATGGTTTAGCTCTTCCAGTGCTTTCTGTTGGCGGAGATGGTGTCGTTTCCGTTGCTTCTCATATTGTTGGCAATGACATGCAACAAATGGTTTCCTTCTTTTTAGAAGGCAAACATCAAGAAGCGGCCAAAATTCATCAGCAGCTACTACCTGTTATTAGAGGGTTATTTGCTGCGCCAAGTCCAGTGCCAGTCAAAACGGCTTTGCAATTAAAAGGAATGGATATGGGAAGTGTGCGTTTACCGCTTGTCCCTCTTTCAGAAGCTGAGCGAGCGGATTTAATAAAATTGTTGTAA
- a CDS encoding DNA translocase FtsK produces MVRKRKKTSRRTKKAPQIKETIKLELIGIVIIALSLIGIIQLGAVGKAFTYFFRFFFGQWFMVGFISAMAYASYIMFKREKPFLFQRRLVGLYIVLISMLLLSHVKLFELLGNGRPFDQPSVLINTWNLFWMEVKEGAGASSDLGGGMIGALLFSVTYFLFDTLGTRICSFVLILVGMILITGKSFSELFRKLFCIGKGFFSQQWTAFLQDMKDWTSERKAKKKDEAVDRPVKIKDHQQVKLETDEDNPPSDEPIISSFAERAYVEEPPEDPLPVEKKEVVEESAPAMTFTEVENKDYKLPPLKLLKRPKQTDQSREYQLIHSNAAKLERTFQSFGVKAKVTQVHLGPAVTKYEVHPDVGVKVSKIVSLTDDLALALAAKDIRMEAPIPGKSAIGIEVPNSEVAMVSLREVVEANVNEKPDSKLMIAFGRDITGEAVSAELNKMPHLLVAGATGSGKSVCINGIITSILMRAKPHEVKLMMIDPKMVELNVYNGIPHLLAPVVTDAKKASQALKKVVGEMERRYDLFSHSGTRNIEGYNEHIRRENQETGEKQPFLPYIVVIVDELADLMMVASNDVEDSITRLAQMARAAGIHLIIATQRPSVDVITGVIKANIPSRIAFAVSSMTDSRTILDMGGAEKLLGRGDMLFFPVGASKPIRVQGAFLSDEEVEEIVDYVISQQKAQYQEDMIPEDVPEQTSQVEDELYEEAVQLVAGMQTASVSMLQRRFRIGYSRAARLIDEMELRGVVGPYEGSKPRNVLIPKPEE; encoded by the coding sequence ATGGTTAGAAAAAGAAAGAAAACGTCTCGGCGGACTAAAAAAGCACCACAAATAAAAGAAACGATCAAACTTGAACTGATAGGAATTGTGATCATTGCCTTAAGTTTAATAGGGATTATTCAACTTGGAGCAGTTGGAAAAGCGTTTACGTACTTTTTTCGTTTTTTCTTTGGTCAATGGTTCATGGTTGGTTTTATTAGTGCGATGGCCTATGCTAGTTACATTATGTTTAAGCGAGAAAAGCCATTCTTGTTTCAACGGAGATTAGTAGGGTTATATATTGTGTTGATTAGTATGCTACTTCTTAGTCATGTTAAGTTATTTGAACTGTTAGGAAACGGCCGCCCATTTGATCAGCCGAGTGTATTAATTAATACATGGAACTTATTTTGGATGGAAGTAAAGGAAGGAGCAGGAGCATCTAGTGACCTCGGAGGAGGAATGATAGGAGCCTTGCTGTTTTCAGTGACTTATTTTTTATTTGATACGTTAGGAACTAGAATATGTAGCTTTGTTCTTATCTTAGTTGGAATGATCTTAATTACTGGAAAATCCTTCAGTGAATTGTTTCGTAAGTTATTTTGCATTGGGAAAGGTTTTTTTAGTCAACAATGGACAGCTTTTCTGCAAGATATGAAAGATTGGACAAGCGAAAGAAAAGCTAAGAAGAAAGATGAAGCGGTTGACCGTCCTGTCAAAATAAAAGACCATCAACAGGTGAAATTAGAAACGGATGAGGATAATCCCCCTTCCGATGAACCGATTATTTCAAGTTTTGCGGAACGCGCTTATGTAGAAGAGCCACCAGAAGACCCGCTGCCAGTAGAGAAGAAAGAGGTAGTAGAGGAAAGCGCTCCGGCCATGACCTTTACAGAAGTGGAAAATAAAGATTATAAGCTTCCGCCTCTGAAACTATTAAAAAGACCAAAGCAAACAGACCAAAGCAGAGAATATCAACTCATTCACTCGAATGCGGCGAAACTCGAAAGGACGTTTCAGAGCTTTGGTGTGAAGGCGAAAGTTACGCAAGTGCATCTAGGTCCAGCGGTGACGAAATACGAAGTACATCCGGATGTTGGGGTGAAGGTAAGTAAAATAGTTAGTCTAACTGATGACTTAGCCTTAGCCTTAGCTGCTAAAGATATTCGAATGGAAGCACCGATCCCAGGTAAATCAGCCATTGGAATTGAAGTGCCTAACTCAGAAGTGGCCATGGTGTCGTTACGTGAAGTAGTGGAAGCGAATGTGAATGAAAAGCCGGACTCGAAATTGATGATTGCCTTTGGTCGGGATATCACCGGTGAAGCTGTGTCGGCAGAACTGAATAAAATGCCACATTTACTCGTTGCTGGAGCAACAGGTAGTGGGAAAAGTGTGTGCATTAACGGCATCATCACAAGCATTTTAATGAGAGCGAAACCGCATGAAGTCAAGCTGATGATGATCGATCCGAAAATGGTCGAACTAAATGTGTACAATGGCATTCCACACTTACTTGCCCCCGTTGTGACGGACGCTAAAAAAGCATCGCAAGCGTTAAAAAAAGTCGTTGGTGAAATGGAACGGCGCTATGATTTGTTCTCGCATAGCGGAACAAGGAACATTGAAGGCTATAATGAACATATCAGACGTGAAAACCAAGAAACAGGAGAAAAACAGCCTTTTCTCCCATACATTGTGGTGATTGTCGACGAATTAGCTGATTTAATGATGGTCGCATCCAATGATGTGGAAGACTCCATTACTCGATTAGCTCAGATGGCTAGGGCAGCTGGTATTCATTTAATTATTGCCACTCAGCGGCCATCAGTCGATGTTATTACTGGAGTAATCAAAGCCAATATTCCATCAAGAATAGCTTTTGCTGTTTCTTCCATGACGGATTCAAGAACGATTTTAGATATGGGCGGAGCAGAGAAGTTGTTAGGACGAGGAGATATGCTGTTCTTCCCAGTTGGTGCTTCTAAGCCGATTCGTGTCCAAGGAGCCTTTTTATCCGATGAGGAAGTAGAGGAAATTGTTGATTACGTGATCTCGCAACAAAAAGCGCAATATCAAGAAGATATGATCCCGGAAGATGTGCCCGAACAAACGTCTCAAGTAGAGGATGAATTATACGAAGAGGCGGTTCAACTTGTCGCTGGAATGCAGACAGCTTCCGTGTCTATGCTACAACGTCGTTTTCGGATTGGCTATAGCAGAGCGGCTAGATTAATTGATGAGATGGAACTTAGAGGAGTAGTAGGGCCTTATGAAGGTAGTAAGCCACGAAATGTATTAATTCCAAAACCGGAAGAATAA
- a CDS encoding ClpP family protease, with protein sequence MGEEIEPTEEQPKPESSLMESIQQLGQTNVPQLPKDTSIHCLTIVGQIEGHIQLPPQNKTTKYEHVIPQIVAIEQNPDIKGLLIVLNTVGGDVEAGLAISEMLASLSKPTVSIVLGGGHSIGVPIAVSCDYSFIAETATMTIHPIRLTGLVIGVPQSFEYLDKMQERVVKFVTKHSDIREETFKDLMLAKGNLTRDIGTNVVGEDAVASGLINEVGGIGKAMKKLNELVKENEQNGKMIQ encoded by the coding sequence ATGGGGGAAGAGATTGAGCCGACGGAAGAACAGCCAAAGCCAGAGTCCTCTTTAATGGAAAGTATTCAACAGCTAGGACAGACGAATGTACCTCAACTTCCTAAGGATACATCCATTCATTGTTTAACGATTGTTGGTCAAATTGAAGGGCATATACAGCTCCCTCCGCAAAACAAAACAACGAAATATGAACATGTGATTCCGCAAATTGTGGCGATTGAACAAAATCCAGATATTAAGGGCCTTTTAATCGTATTAAATACAGTCGGAGGAGATGTGGAAGCTGGGCTTGCGATCTCTGAAATGCTTGCTTCTTTATCGAAACCAACTGTATCGATTGTGCTTGGAGGTGGCCATTCTATCGGTGTCCCAATTGCCGTTTCTTGTGATTATAGCTTTATTGCCGAGACAGCGACGATGACGATTCATCCGATTCGGTTAACAGGGCTTGTCATCGGTGTCCCGCAAAGTTTTGAATACCTAGATAAAATGCAGGAGAGAGTGGTCAAGTTTGTGACAAAGCATTCGGATATTCGAGAAGAAACGTTTAAAGATCTGATGCTTGCTAAAGGGAATTTAACGAGAGATATTGGTACAAATGTCGTTGGCGAAGATGCTGTCGCTTCCGGATTAATTAATGAGGTAGGAGGAATTGGGAAGGCGATGAAAAAATTAAATGAACTCGTCAAAGAAAACGAGCAGAATGGAAAGATGATTCAATGA
- the dpaA gene encoding dipicolinic acid synthetase subunit A, with protein sequence MLTGLQVAVLGGDARQLEIIRKLTELDAKIYLAGFDQLEQSFTGAVKENMEDIPFEQIDAIVLPVAGLQATGEVETIFSKSHLRLSKDIFDRTPKHCVIFTGISPPLLTNMAEKAGRKLVRLFDRDDVAIYNSIPTAEGTVLMAIQHTDFTIHGSTVAVIGMGRVGMSVARTFNNLGANVLLGARRSEHLARAIEMGLTPFKMNELSAVAEKADIIINTVPSLVVTASAIAKMRPHTLIIDLASKPGGTDFRYAEKRGIKAILALGLPGLVAPKTAGQILANVLAELLKNDATK encoded by the coding sequence ATGCTAACAGGGCTGCAAGTCGCAGTGTTAGGTGGAGATGCGCGCCAGCTTGAAATTATTCGAAAACTAACAGAGTTGGATGCAAAAATTTATTTAGCTGGATTTGATCAATTAGAGCAAAGCTTCACTGGAGCGGTAAAGGAGAATATGGAGGACATTCCTTTTGAACAAATCGATGCGATTGTCCTTCCCGTAGCTGGTTTGCAAGCGACTGGTGAAGTAGAAACCATTTTTTCCAAAAGTCACTTACGCTTATCCAAAGATATCTTTGACAGAACCCCTAAACATTGTGTCATTTTTACAGGTATTAGCCCACCCTTATTAACGAATATGGCAGAAAAAGCAGGAAGAAAGCTAGTCCGTTTGTTTGATCGAGATGATGTAGCCATCTATAACTCGATTCCTACTGCTGAAGGAACAGTTCTCATGGCGATTCAGCATACCGACTTCACCATTCATGGTTCAACCGTGGCTGTCATTGGCATGGGGCGTGTGGGGATGAGTGTGGCTAGGACATTTAACAACCTAGGTGCAAATGTTTTGCTTGGTGCTAGGCGAAGTGAACACTTGGCCCGAGCGATTGAAATGGGATTAACCCCATTTAAAATGAATGAATTATCAGCAGTAGCGGAGAAAGCAGATATTATTATTAACACCGTTCCCTCTTTAGTGGTGACAGCGTCTGCCATCGCTAAAATGCGACCTCATACACTCATCATTGATCTCGCTTCAAAACCTGGAGGGACCGATTTTCGATACGCAGAGAAAAGAGGCATAAAAGCAATTTTAGCCCTTGGGCTTCCAGGTCTTGTTGCGCCGAAAACGGCAGGGCAAATATTAGCCAATGTGCTAGCAGAATTATTAAAGAATGATGCAACAAAATGA
- a CDS encoding dipicolinate synthase subunit B, which translates to MTLKGKRIGFGITGSHCTYSEIFPQIEQLVQLGAEVVPVVTGTVKGTGTRFGEAGEWVGKIEKVTNTKVIDSIVDAEPLGPKIPLDCMVVAPITGNSLSKFANAMTDSPVLMAAKATLRNQKPVVLGISTNDALGLNGINIMRLMPIKHIYFIPFGQDDPVKKPNSMVARMDSLIETIDSALLGKQLQPVIIERFRDGN; encoded by the coding sequence ATGACTTTAAAAGGAAAACGAATTGGTTTTGGAATCACTGGCTCGCATTGTACGTACAGTGAGATTTTTCCTCAAATCGAACAGCTAGTTCAGCTTGGAGCAGAAGTCGTTCCAGTAGTGACAGGAACCGTTAAAGGAACGGGTACCCGCTTTGGAGAGGCGGGGGAATGGGTTGGAAAAATTGAAAAAGTAACCAATACTAAAGTTATCGATTCCATTGTAGATGCAGAACCCCTCGGTCCTAAAATTCCTCTTGATTGCATGGTAGTAGCTCCTATTACCGGTAACTCTCTCAGTAAATTTGCTAATGCCATGACGGATTCTCCTGTTTTAATGGCTGCTAAAGCGACACTTCGTAATCAGAAACCAGTCGTTCTTGGAATATCCACTAATGATGCTCTTGGATTAAATGGAATAAATATCATGAGGTTAATGCCGATTAAACATATTTATTTTATTCCATTTGGTCAAGACGATCCAGTGAAGAAGCCAAACTCCATGGTGGCGCGGATGGATAGCTTAATCGAAACTATTGATTCCGCTTTACTTGGCAAACAGCTTCAACCTGTCATTATTGAACGATTTAGGGATGGGAATTAA
- a CDS encoding ribonuclease J, which yields MGKRKNEVIKVIPLGGVGEIGKNMTVIEVDQEIFVVDTGLMFPENEMLGIDIVIPDITYLVENKERVKGIFLTHGHEDAIGALGYILKKIKAPVYGSKLTIALAKMRLREENVKEEVKYYTVHSDSRLRFNGVDVTFFRTTHSIPDSLGVAIHTSEGAIVHTGEFKFDQAAKGLYEPDIGKMAQLGQNGVFMLLSDSTEAERPGHTTSEAVIANQLSDAFHSAKGRIIVASFASNIVRIQQVFDAAYQNGRKVAVSGKSMQRVNDIAIKLGYLNVQDDILISLQEISEYPDHQIVILTTGVQGEPIEALQKMAKGTNKLVKIKKGDSVLITATPSPGLEILLAKTVDLLYRSGANVLTGKRKVHVSGHGFQEDLKFMLNLMKPRYFVPVQGEYRMLKAHAKLAVQVGMSLDNIVIPDKGDVIEYKNEKLRVTSKVPAGNVLIDGIGVGDVGNIVLRDRKLLSQDGIFIVVITLSKKEKRIVSGPEIISRGFVYVRESEKLMEQSTQLITEIVEKNMAGESFEWSSIKQDVRDQLNAFLFEKTKRRPMILPIIMEV from the coding sequence GTGGGTAAGAGAAAAAATGAAGTGATTAAAGTCATTCCACTTGGTGGAGTCGGAGAAATTGGAAAGAATATGACGGTCATTGAAGTAGACCAAGAAATTTTTGTAGTAGATACTGGATTAATGTTTCCTGAAAATGAAATGCTTGGAATTGATATAGTCATTCCAGATATCACTTATTTAGTTGAAAACAAAGAGCGGGTGAAAGGGATTTTCCTTACACACGGGCATGAAGATGCGATTGGGGCTTTAGGGTATATTTTGAAGAAAATTAAAGCGCCAGTCTATGGAAGCAAGCTAACGATTGCTTTGGCAAAAATGAGACTTCGTGAAGAAAACGTAAAAGAAGAGGTTAAATATTATACCGTTCATTCCGATTCTCGTTTGCGTTTTAATGGGGTTGATGTCACATTTTTCAGAACGACTCATAGCATTCCAGATTCATTAGGGGTGGCGATTCATACGTCAGAAGGAGCGATCGTTCACACTGGTGAATTTAAGTTTGATCAGGCGGCTAAAGGATTGTATGAACCTGATATTGGTAAGATGGCTCAGCTTGGTCAAAATGGCGTGTTTATGTTGCTGTCTGATTCAACAGAAGCAGAAAGACCAGGGCACACCACGTCTGAAGCAGTCATTGCTAATCAATTATCGGACGCCTTTCATTCAGCAAAAGGCCGTATTATTGTCGCTTCTTTTGCGTCAAACATTGTGCGTATTCAGCAAGTATTTGATGCAGCTTACCAGAACGGCAGAAAAGTTGCTGTCAGCGGAAAAAGTATGCAGCGTGTGAACGATATAGCAATTAAGCTTGGCTATTTAAACGTACAGGACGATATCCTTATCAGTTTACAGGAAATTTCTGAATACCCGGATCATCAAATTGTTATTTTAACGACGGGTGTGCAGGGAGAACCGATTGAAGCATTGCAAAAGATGGCAAAAGGTACAAATAAATTAGTCAAAATCAAAAAAGGTGACTCGGTGTTAATCACAGCCACTCCTTCACCAGGTTTAGAAATACTGCTAGCTAAAACGGTGGATCTTTTGTATCGTTCAGGTGCCAATGTTCTTACCGGCAAGCGAAAAGTGCACGTATCAGGACATGGTTTTCAAGAAGATTTGAAATTTATGTTAAATTTAATGAAGCCGAGATATTTCGTTCCAGTTCAAGGAGAATATCGCATGTTGAAAGCGCACGCGAAGCTTGCTGTTCAAGTGGGAATGTCTTTGGATAACATTGTCATCCCAGACAAGGGTGACGTCATTGAATATAAAAATGAAAAACTTCGCGTAACCTCCAAGGTACCTGCAGGAAATGTACTAATCGATGGAATTGGAGTAGGAGATGTCGGTAACATTGTGTTACGAGATCGAAAGCTACTTTCTCAAGATGGGATTTTCATTGTTGTCATTACATTGAGCAAAAAGGAAAAGCGAATTGTTTCTGGCCCTGAAATTATTTCACGTGGATTCGTTTATGTGAGAGAATCGGAGAAGTTAATGGAACAATCCACACAATTAATTACAGAGATCGTTGAAAAAAATATGGCCGGAGAGTCTTTTGAATGGTCAAGCATTAAACAAGACGTTAGAGATCAACTTAACGCCTTTCTGTTTGAAAAAACAAAACGCCGCCCAATGATCCTACCAATCATTATGGAAGTATAG
- the dapG gene encoding aspartate kinase produces the protein MKIIIQKFGGTSVRDENTRQNAKRHIEKAIKEGYKVVVVVSAMGRKGEPYATDTLLSLANGQDMKLSAREQDMLLSCGEVISSLVFTNMLLDSGISACALNGAQAGFVTNSEHTNAKILEMKCSRVRKELEAHDVVVVAGFQGANAAGDVTTLGRGGSDTSAAALGSALGADWIDIFTDVEGIMTADPRVADKARPLSVVTYNEVCNMAYQGAKVIHPRAIEIAMQAKVPVRIRSTNSDGLGTLVTSLSKQNQGSDIRERLVTGIAHVSDVAQIKVQAKKDQYNLQAEVFKAMANEKISVDFINISPTGVVYTVTGNMAERAEQVLKEMGYTPDVERDCAKVSVVGAGMTGVPGVTSKIVHALAERNVRILQSADSHTTIWVLVKSEELVTAVNALHDAFELHEDHSEYEMKK, from the coding sequence GTGAAAATTATCATTCAAAAATTTGGCGGCACATCTGTGCGCGATGAAAACACGCGGCAAAATGCTAAACGTCATATTGAAAAAGCCATAAAAGAAGGATACAAAGTAGTTGTTGTCGTTTCTGCTATGGGGCGTAAAGGTGAACCATATGCAACAGATACTCTTTTATCTTTAGCTAATGGGCAAGATATGAAGCTATCAGCAAGAGAGCAGGATATGCTTCTTTCTTGCGGTGAAGTTATTTCAAGTCTTGTGTTTACGAATATGCTGCTTGACAGCGGTATTTCCGCTTGCGCATTAAATGGAGCACAGGCTGGTTTTGTCACAAATAGCGAGCACACAAATGCGAAGATCTTGGAAATGAAATGCTCACGAGTTCGAAAAGAGCTAGAGGCACATGATGTCGTTGTTGTTGCTGGTTTTCAAGGAGCGAATGCAGCAGGTGATGTCACAACACTTGGTCGAGGAGGCAGCGATACGTCAGCAGCAGCTTTAGGGTCTGCTCTTGGTGCCGACTGGATTGACATCTTTACTGATGTAGAAGGAATTATGACGGCTGATCCTCGAGTCGCCGATAAAGCCAGACCTCTATCTGTCGTCACATATAATGAGGTTTGCAACATGGCTTATCAAGGAGCGAAAGTCATTCATCCTCGGGCAATAGAAATAGCGATGCAGGCGAAGGTTCCTGTGCGCATACGGTCAACAAATTCTGATGGTCTAGGGACACTTGTCACTTCTTTATCCAAGCAAAATCAAGGCTCGGACATTAGAGAACGACTAGTGACGGGAATCGCTCATGTATCGGATGTTGCTCAAATTAAAGTACAGGCAAAAAAAGATCAGTATAATTTACAGGCTGAAGTATTTAAAGCGATGGCTAATGAGAAAATTAGTGTAGACTTCATTAATATTTCTCCAACAGGCGTTGTCTATACGGTGACAGGCAACATGGCTGAACGAGCAGAGCAAGTATTAAAAGAGATGGGGTATACCCCTGACGTTGAGAGAGACTGTGCAAAAGTATCCGTTGTAGGTGCTGGGATGACAGGTGTTCCAGGGGTTACATCGAAAATTGTTCATGCTCTCGCTGAACGAAATGTAAGAATATTACAATCGGCTGACAGTCATACAACGATATGGGTGCTTGTAAAAAGTGAAGAACTTGTTACTGCAGTCAATGCGTTGCACGATGCTTTTGAATTACATGAAGACCACAGTGAATATGAAATGAAGAAGTAA
- a CDS encoding YlzJ-like family protein encodes MILYTMMPREYIFPNAITEDEMELIDWHGISLYAQREENQYRVIRIASTNPTDFLNEKIAPGSMISL; translated from the coding sequence ATGATTTTATATACGATGATGCCGAGAGAATATATTTTTCCTAATGCCATTACAGAAGATGAGATGGAACTCATTGATTGGCATGGAATTTCTTTATATGCCCAAAGAGAAGAGAATCAATATCGAGTGATTCGAATTGCAAGCACGAATCCAACGGACTTTTTAAATGAAAAAATTGCTCCAGGCAGCATGATTTCTCTTTAA